A genomic window from Anthocerotibacter panamensis C109 includes:
- a CDS encoding citrate synthase, producing MPGLAGVPATRSNISFVDGARGILEYRGIPVEQLATHSTFLETTYLLIWGYLPTKAQLYQFEEDILHQRRVKYPIRDMIKCFPDQGHPMDALQASVAALGLFYPLGEYQLTDEHYTREAVVNLVAKLPTLVAMFHQMRQGNDPVAPRDDLSHSANFLYMLTGQVPDPRVARIFEVCLILHAEHTVNASTFGALVTASTLADPYTVITSAIGALSGPLHGGANEEALAMFGQIGDATQARSFIQERLARKEKIMGLGHRVYRTKDPRALVLQQLVKELFKIYSPSPTYKIAQEVEQVCMELLAPKGIYPNVDFYSGIVYEKMGIPSDIFTPVFAISRVAGWLAHWREQLSNNRIFRPTQIYTGPRQVEYTPLQARG from the coding sequence GTGCCGGGACTTGCTGGGGTGCCTGCCACCCGCTCGAATATCAGTTTTGTGGACGGAGCGCGGGGCATTCTGGAATACCGGGGTATCCCTGTCGAGCAACTGGCTACCCACAGCACTTTTTTGGAGACCACCTACCTACTCATCTGGGGCTATCTGCCGACAAAAGCACAACTGTACCAGTTCGAAGAAGATATCCTCCATCAGCGCCGGGTAAAGTATCCGATCCGCGACATGATCAAGTGTTTCCCGGACCAGGGACACCCAATGGATGCCCTCCAAGCCAGTGTCGCCGCGCTTGGGCTTTTTTATCCTTTGGGCGAGTACCAATTGACCGACGAGCACTACACCCGCGAGGCCGTGGTCAATCTAGTGGCGAAACTGCCGACTTTGGTGGCGATGTTTCACCAAATGCGCCAAGGCAACGACCCGGTCGCCCCCCGCGACGACCTCAGCCACAGCGCCAACTTCCTCTATATGCTCACCGGGCAAGTCCCCGACCCACGGGTGGCACGCATCTTCGAGGTCTGCTTGATTCTCCATGCCGAACACACCGTCAACGCCTCGACTTTTGGGGCTTTGGTCACCGCCTCGACCCTAGCGGACCCCTATACCGTCATCACCTCCGCCATTGGAGCGCTCTCCGGCCCTCTCCATGGCGGGGCCAACGAAGAAGCCCTTGCTATGTTTGGACAGATTGGCGACGCGACCCAGGCGCGCAGCTTCATCCAAGAACGCCTTGCTCGCAAAGAAAAAATCATGGGCCTAGGCCACCGCGTCTACCGCACTAAAGACCCGCGTGCTCTGGTCCTACAACAGTTAGTCAAAGAGCTGTTCAAGATCTACAGCCCCAGCCCCACCTATAAAATCGCCCAGGAAGTGGAGCAGGTCTGCATGGAATTACTGGCCCCCAAGGGTATCTATCCGAACGTGGACTTCTATTCCGGGATCGTCTACGAAAAAATGGGCATCCCCAGCGATATCTTCACACCTGTTTTTGCTATCTCTCGGGTGGCGGGGTGGTTAGCCCATTGGCGCGAACAACTCTCCAACAACCGTATCTTCCGCCCGACGCAGATCTACACAGGGCCACGTCAGGTCGAGTACACTCCTTTGCAGGCGCGGGGCTAG
- a CDS encoding efflux RND transporter periplasmic adaptor subunit gives MAQMDAKKPIAFRKLPLLAGLGLALLTGSYVLLQPKSSPLAADAAQEETAKAVPPVLTVRTAPAAMTPMVKSLSVSGSVAPWQELTVGTMTGGLRIERVLVEEGDHVTKGQVLAVLNSDVLRAQLAQAQARYQNALAQVRQQRALAKQNQARFAESQANYHSYEELYKAGALSELDLRTRRTTFDANRAQGDQDTQTLAVAQSVVAEARANVQQLQAQLSTTQVVAPDNGWILRRDASIGSISATTVPLFSMARQSRLELNAQVPETDLPGLVVGQRVTLVSDADPDLKATGQTRKIGPQVDATSRQAVVKVALDPNPRLRPGMFVRAQVTLNKVNALTIPAQAVSVRNNTAQVFVLAGNQARLRTVTVGDRSAERIEVKTGLKSGEQVITAGGGYLKDGDVVKVTSLKS, from the coding sequence ATGGCTCAAATGGACGCAAAGAAACCTATAGCTTTTCGCAAATTGCCGCTCCTTGCTGGTTTGGGCCTTGCGCTCTTGACCGGCTCCTACGTCCTGTTACAGCCTAAATCATCCCCCCTGGCTGCCGATGCTGCCCAAGAGGAGACCGCCAAGGCTGTGCCTCCCGTACTCACTGTGCGGACCGCCCCTGCGGCGATGACCCCCATGGTCAAGTCCCTATCGGTATCTGGCTCCGTCGCGCCTTGGCAGGAATTGACCGTCGGGACCATGACAGGAGGACTGCGCATTGAGCGGGTATTGGTCGAAGAGGGAGACCATGTGACCAAAGGCCAAGTCCTCGCTGTACTCAATTCCGATGTCCTGCGCGCGCAACTCGCCCAGGCTCAGGCCCGCTACCAGAATGCCTTAGCCCAAGTGCGCCAACAGCGAGCGCTAGCCAAGCAAAATCAGGCTCGCTTCGCTGAAAGTCAAGCCAACTATCACTCCTATGAAGAACTCTACAAAGCAGGTGCGCTCAGCGAACTAGACCTGCGTACGCGACGCACCACTTTTGATGCCAATCGTGCCCAGGGCGACCAGGATACCCAGACCCTCGCGGTGGCACAAAGCGTTGTAGCCGAGGCCCGAGCCAATGTCCAGCAACTACAGGCACAACTCTCTACGACCCAGGTTGTAGCTCCAGACAACGGTTGGATCCTGCGTAGAGACGCCTCTATCGGCAGTATCAGCGCCACTACGGTGCCCCTTTTTAGCATGGCCCGCCAGAGCCGCCTCGAGCTCAACGCTCAAGTCCCGGAGACTGATTTACCCGGCTTGGTGGTCGGCCAACGGGTGACTTTAGTTTCGGATGCGGACCCAGACCTTAAGGCGACAGGACAAACCCGCAAGATTGGGCCGCAGGTAGATGCCACTTCGCGGCAGGCCGTCGTGAAGGTGGCCCTCGACCCCAACCCCCGTTTACGTCCGGGGATGTTTGTACGGGCGCAGGTGACGCTGAATAAAGTCAATGCTTTGACCATTCCGGCACAGGCGGTCAGTGTGCGCAATAACACAGCCCAGGTTTTTGTGTTGGCAGGCAATCAAGCCCGCCTGCGGACGGTGACTGTCGGGGACCGGAGCGCTGAACGTATTGAAGTTAAAACGGGACTCAAGTCCGGCGAACAGGTGATCACCGCCGGGGGGGGCTACCTCAAGGACGGGGATGTCGTAAAAGTTACTTCGCTCAAATCCTAA
- a CDS encoding DUF1815 family protein, with product MFYRLSDQYRQFTHDLIVNLQALAVVLERRGYMASCYTCGDEMTSASFIVSIAPRHLIRFLVSDCGISWTELSDDRELMKLEGAEAISQLQELAERVKKDMIQPKTMVAVGE from the coding sequence ATGTTTTATCGTCTGTCTGACCAGTATCGTCAATTTACACATGACCTTATTGTGAATCTCCAGGCTCTGGCTGTCGTCCTAGAACGTCGCGGCTATATGGCTTCTTGCTACACCTGCGGCGATGAGATGACTAGCGCTTCTTTTATTGTGAGTATTGCTCCGCGTCATTTAATTCGCTTTTTGGTCTCCGACTGCGGGATTTCCTGGACTGAGCTGAGCGATGACCGGGAACTAATGAAACTGGAGGGCGCAGAAGCCATTTCCCAGCTTCAGGAATTGGCTGAACGGGTCAAAAAAGATATGATCCAACCCAAGACGATGGTGGCAGTCGGCGAATAA
- a CDS encoding DsbA family protein has protein sequence MKKQLGLLLPILLLVAACGQSPTAKISDPAPAVNPASTPAAPAPVAPAPAPKLLAGALPDARNIPPDRRPAIEQRILQVLEKPTKVDLGNSPSKGPRNAPLTLVEFSDFQCPFCSRARELIVKPLFDKYPGKIRLVYKNFPLQQHQFAYDAAKAAWAAGQQGKFFEYHDQLFDRQENLGEATFSDIARQLKLDIARFDRDRKSPAADAAVKQDREQGGAVPVSGTPTFILNGVVFQADIPLDVVDLIVEILKEKKGLKV, from the coding sequence ATGAAAAAACAGCTCGGCCTACTCCTTCCGATTCTCCTTTTAGTTGCAGCTTGCGGCCAGAGTCCCACCGCTAAAATATCTGACCCCGCCCCCGCCGTAAATCCGGCTTCCACCCCTGCCGCTCCCGCCCCTGTCGCTCCCGCCCCTGCGCCCAAACTTTTGGCTGGTGCGCTCCCCGACGCTCGCAATATCCCCCCTGACCGCCGTCCGGCTATCGAACAACGCATCCTCCAAGTCTTGGAAAAACCGACCAAAGTGGACCTCGGGAATTCCCCCAGTAAAGGCCCCCGCAATGCGCCTTTGACCTTGGTTGAGTTCTCTGATTTTCAGTGTCCCTTTTGCTCGCGGGCCAGGGAATTGATCGTCAAGCCGCTCTTTGATAAATATCCCGGCAAGATCCGTCTGGTCTACAAAAATTTCCCGCTCCAGCAGCATCAGTTTGCCTATGACGCCGCCAAAGCTGCTTGGGCTGCAGGCCAACAGGGGAAGTTTTTTGAGTACCACGACCAGCTTTTTGACCGTCAAGAAAATCTGGGCGAAGCGACCTTCAGCGACATCGCCCGCCAGCTCAAGCTAGACATCGCCCGCTTTGACCGTGACCGCAAGAGTCCAGCCGCTGACGCCGCAGTGAAACAGGACCGGGAACAGGGGGGGGCGGTCCCCGTGAGTGGAACTCCGACTTTTATCCTCAACGGGGTAGTCTTTCAGGCGGATATCCCGCTTGACGTCGTGGACCTGATTGTCGAAATCCTCAAGGAGAAAAAGGGCCTGAAGGTGTAG
- the psb28 gene encoding photosystem II reaction center protein Psb28, with the protein MAISVQFIQGLEEQISEISLRKARTTATRIVVLTFERLQAMERLRSFTQGSDSLWLEDEEGEIQVFPSGMKFFFRNDDDLAKVECTFEVTSEEVFERVMRFLNRWAEANGFQYNARKS; encoded by the coding sequence GTGGCTATATCGGTTCAGTTCATCCAAGGGCTGGAAGAACAGATTAGTGAGATTAGCTTACGCAAAGCCCGTACGACCGCAACCCGGATTGTTGTCCTCACTTTTGAACGGCTCCAGGCAATGGAGCGCCTACGCAGCTTCACTCAAGGCTCGGATAGTCTCTGGCTGGAAGATGAGGAGGGAGAAATTCAGGTATTCCCTAGCGGGATGAAATTTTTCTTCAGGAATGACGATGACCTTGCCAAAGTTGAGTGTACTTTTGAGGTCACCTCCGAGGAGGTCTTCGAGCGGGTGATGCGTTTTCTCAACCGTTGGGCTGAGGCTAATGGTTTTCAGTACAACGCCCGCAAATCCTGA
- the rimI gene encoding ribosomal protein S18-alanine N-acetyltransferase codes for MSAILSYQPMTCADLEPVIQIEKVCFGEYWSRRVFEDEISQEGNRLWALWCGSQVVGYSGVWRVLEEAHLTTLAVSPLWRGQHLGELLLWLTLERCRREGAHWLTLEVRPSNQVALKLYLKYGMVEIGRRRRYYPDLEDALVLWRPELQGSACSALLVEREAKLRSVLAQRGFSLNRTEDWALSKALG; via the coding sequence ATGTCGGCCATCCTAAGCTATCAACCAATGACCTGTGCCGATTTGGAGCCTGTAATCCAGATAGAAAAGGTTTGCTTTGGTGAATATTGGAGCCGCCGCGTTTTTGAGGATGAAATTAGCCAGGAAGGCAACCGCCTCTGGGCTTTGTGGTGTGGTAGTCAGGTCGTGGGCTATAGCGGGGTTTGGCGTGTTCTAGAAGAGGCTCATTTGACTACATTGGCGGTTAGCCCGCTGTGGCGAGGGCAGCACTTGGGCGAACTGTTGTTGTGGCTGACGTTGGAGCGTTGCCGCCGCGAAGGTGCACACTGGCTGACGCTGGAAGTCCGACCCTCCAATCAAGTCGCGCTCAAGCTTTACCTTAAATATGGCATGGTCGAAATTGGTCGCCGCCGCCGGTACTACCCGGACCTGGAAGATGCCCTGGTTTTATGGCGACCTGAGCTACAAGGGAGCGCTTGTAGCGCACTTCTAGTGGAGCGAGAGGCCAAACTGCGTTCAGTTTTAGCACAACGGGGTTTTAGTCTCAACCGCACTGAGGATTGGGCGCTGTCTAAAGCCTTGGGGTAA
- a CDS encoding superoxide dismutase family protein, giving the protein MKLRFKVWMGLGIVFGLSPLVVQAQQAEAKISGPGGISGTVTFAQQANGYVRISALIKGDPKVLTPGRHGLHLHEVGSCDLSTEVPFSSAKGHFDPGPFGSSTPVEANHPYHLGDLPNLEVNDRGEGHLETISNRISLSKGPVTLFDDNGSAVIVHKNSDEIKANGTAAEAGGARLACGVVKPS; this is encoded by the coding sequence ATGAAGCTTCGTTTCAAGGTGTGGATGGGTCTGGGTATTGTCTTTGGATTATCGCCACTGGTCGTCCAAGCACAGCAAGCCGAGGCCAAGATCAGTGGTCCGGGGGGAATTTCAGGGACTGTGACGTTCGCACAGCAAGCCAATGGCTATGTCCGCATCAGCGCTTTGATCAAAGGCGATCCCAAAGTCCTGACTCCGGGGCGGCATGGATTGCACCTGCACGAGGTCGGCTCCTGCGATCTATCCACCGAAGTCCCCTTCAGTTCTGCAAAAGGTCACTTCGACCCTGGTCCCTTTGGCTCCTCCACCCCGGTCGAAGCAAACCACCCCTACCACCTAGGTGACCTGCCCAATCTGGAAGTCAATGACCGCGGCGAAGGCCACCTGGAGACGATCAGCAACCGGATCAGCCTGAGCAAGGGTCCGGTCACGCTCTTTGATGACAACGGGAGCGCGGTGATCGTGCACAAAAATTCAGATGAGATCAAGGCCAACGGCACTGCTGCTGAAGCCGGAGGGGCGCGTCTTGCCTGTGGCGTGGTTAAGCCTAGCTAG
- a CDS encoding efflux RND transporter permease subunit → MSSWNISEWSIKKPIPTIVLFIVLTLMGAVSFKLLGIDEDPNIEVPVVSITVTQPGAAPTELETQVTRRIEDSVASLGGIDAIRSRVTDGVSLTSVEFVIGTNVDRAVNEVRNAVTKVRQNLPQDILEPIVERVTFSGGPVLTYTVSSKTRSVEDLSWLVDNDIARALLSVRGVSQVSRSGGVSREIRVNLDPNRLKAVGITSDQVNQQLRNLNANLPGGRGEVDASEQTIRTLGSALSVEQLRGARITLPNGATARLDTLGTVEDGFSDVRQLAYLNGKSVVAFSIIRSTGSNLVAVDEGVNQELERLREVLPKDVEVTLIRNTRPEYTKEAYWASIEALFLGAALALVVIFLFLKDWRATLISTMAMPLSIIPTFIVMKALDYTLNSMTLLALALVVGVLVDDAIVEIENIARHIRMGKTPYQAALDASAEIGLAVVATTMTIVAVFFPVAFMTGIPGQFFRPFGITVSVSVLCSLLVARTITPLMAAYLLKVLPDEEEESKLIRGYEKLLRWSLKHPAVVLAGAAVFFVGTLFILPRIPTSFISQPDRGEVTFDLELPPGATLADTDRAVRQASDIIKKRPEVKQIFTSVGYGSVNKAALYVNLVPKDQRTISQSVFEQEIRIPLSEVPGVRLSVAGTSVTGADKPLSVTLIGDNPQSLDATAATLVEQMRTIPGLVDVNSSASLLNPELLIRPDLDRAAEQGVAVASIARTAKIATIGEIESNLAKFNLPDRQIPIRVQLDPRYRTDFQALGDIQVATGDNRTVPLRSVAQITMGSGSSQIDRFNRARKVTVGGNLDGLALGEAVKRTRALPILNNLPADVREQSEGETKVLADIFGQFILVLSAAVIFIYAVLVLLFSDFVNPLTIMVALPLSLGGALIGLLVFGKDLGIYAVIGILMLMGLVTKNSILLVEYSILAMRGEAIEKEGVGKPLPRFEAILKAGRARVQPILMTTIAMIAGMLPIALALGAGSEVRSPMAVAVVGGLITSTLLTLVVVPVVFNLVGGLMDRFKRRPTAPDASLTPGEALAMSQQQE, encoded by the coding sequence ATGAGTAGCTGGAATATATCGGAATGGTCTATCAAGAAACCCATTCCCACCATCGTGCTGTTTATTGTGCTGACCCTAATGGGTGCCGTGAGCTTCAAGCTTTTGGGTATTGACGAAGACCCGAATATTGAAGTCCCGGTGGTCTCGATTACCGTGACCCAGCCAGGAGCGGCTCCGACAGAGCTAGAGACGCAGGTCACCCGCCGGATCGAAGATTCTGTTGCCAGTCTAGGCGGGATTGATGCTATCCGCTCCAGAGTCACGGATGGCGTGTCGCTCACGAGTGTGGAATTTGTGATCGGCACCAATGTAGACCGAGCGGTCAACGAGGTGCGCAACGCCGTCACTAAAGTCCGCCAAAACCTTCCCCAGGACATTCTAGAACCCATTGTCGAACGGGTCACCTTCTCGGGCGGTCCAGTCCTCACCTATACCGTCAGTTCTAAAACCCGCTCTGTCGAAGACCTGAGCTGGCTAGTCGATAACGACATTGCCCGCGCGCTACTTTCGGTTCGGGGCGTCTCGCAGGTCTCGCGCTCAGGCGGGGTGAGTCGGGAAATCCGCGTCAACCTTGACCCCAACCGCCTCAAAGCCGTTGGCATCACCTCCGATCAGGTAAACCAGCAACTGCGCAACCTCAACGCCAACCTACCGGGTGGACGAGGGGAAGTCGATGCTAGCGAGCAGACGATCCGCACGTTAGGCTCAGCGCTCTCCGTAGAACAGTTGCGCGGTGCCCGGATCACCTTGCCCAATGGCGCTACCGCCCGCCTCGATACCCTTGGGACGGTTGAAGATGGGTTCTCCGATGTCCGTCAGCTCGCCTACCTCAACGGCAAATCTGTAGTCGCGTTCTCGATCATCCGCAGTACCGGCAGCAATCTGGTGGCAGTAGACGAGGGCGTAAACCAAGAATTAGAACGCCTGCGTGAGGTTCTGCCCAAGGATGTCGAAGTCACGCTCATCCGCAATACCCGCCCCGAGTACACCAAGGAAGCCTACTGGGCATCGATTGAGGCGCTCTTCTTGGGGGCCGCTTTGGCCCTTGTGGTAATTTTCCTCTTCCTCAAGGACTGGCGCGCGACCTTGATCTCGACGATGGCTATGCCCCTGTCGATTATCCCCACCTTCATCGTGATGAAGGCTCTGGACTACACGCTCAACAGTATGACGCTGTTGGCCTTGGCCCTGGTTGTCGGCGTCCTGGTAGACGACGCCATTGTTGAGATTGAAAATATTGCCCGCCATATTCGCATGGGCAAAACACCCTATCAAGCAGCGCTGGACGCTTCCGCTGAGATCGGGCTGGCCGTCGTCGCCACGACGATGACGATTGTGGCGGTCTTCTTCCCGGTGGCTTTCATGACGGGCATCCCCGGTCAGTTTTTCCGGCCCTTCGGGATCACCGTCTCGGTCTCCGTGCTCTGCTCGCTCCTCGTCGCTCGGACCATCACCCCCTTGATGGCAGCCTACTTGCTCAAAGTACTCCCCGACGAAGAGGAAGAGTCCAAGCTCATTCGCGGGTACGAAAAGCTCCTGCGCTGGTCGCTCAAGCACCCGGCTGTCGTCCTAGCTGGAGCAGCGGTCTTCTTTGTGGGCACTCTTTTCATCCTGCCTCGCATCCCCACCTCTTTCATCTCGCAGCCTGACCGGGGTGAGGTGACCTTTGATCTAGAACTGCCCCCCGGCGCGACGCTAGCCGATACGGACCGCGCGGTGCGACAGGCTTCGGACATCATCAAGAAGCGCCCCGAAGTGAAACAGATCTTCACCAGCGTCGGCTATGGCTCAGTCAACAAGGCCGCGCTCTACGTCAATTTGGTCCCCAAAGACCAGCGCACCATCAGCCAGAGTGTATTTGAACAAGAGATCCGCATCCCGCTCTCTGAAGTACCTGGAGTCCGTCTGAGCGTGGCTGGTACCTCCGTGACCGGTGCAGACAAACCGCTGAGCGTGACGCTCATCGGGGACAACCCCCAATCTCTGGATGCGACGGCAGCCACTCTGGTCGAACAAATGCGCACGATCCCCGGACTGGTGGACGTCAATTCCAGCGCCAGCCTCCTCAACCCAGAACTGTTGATCCGGCCCGACTTGGACCGCGCAGCAGAGCAGGGCGTGGCTGTGGCGAGCATTGCCCGTACCGCCAAGATCGCCACTATCGGCGAGATCGAGTCGAACTTGGCTAAGTTCAACCTCCCCGACCGTCAGATCCCGATCCGAGTCCAGCTCGATCCGCGCTATCGCACGGACTTTCAGGCGCTGGGTGACATTCAGGTGGCGACTGGGGATAACCGGACCGTACCCCTGCGGTCAGTCGCTCAAATCACCATGGGCAGCGGCTCCTCACAGATTGATCGCTTCAACCGCGCCCGCAAAGTCACGGTGGGAGGCAACCTAGATGGGCTCGCGCTCGGCGAAGCAGTCAAGCGCACCCGTGCCTTGCCCATCCTCAACAACCTTCCTGCCGATGTGCGCGAACAGTCCGAGGGCGAGACCAAGGTCCTGGCGGATATCTTCGGTCAGTTCATCCTGGTCCTCTCAGCGGCAGTGATCTTTATCTACGCGGTGCTCGTCCTACTCTTTAGCGATTTCGTCAACCCGCTTACGATCATGGTGGCCTTGCCTTTGTCCTTGGGGGGTGCGCTGATTGGTCTTTTGGTCTTCGGCAAGGATCTCGGCATCTACGCTGTCATCGGTATTCTCATGCTGATGGGTCTGGTGACCAAAAACTCAATCCTCCTGGTCGAGTACTCGATCCTGGCTATGCGCGGAGAAGCCATCGAAAAAGAAGGCGTCGGCAAACCCCTCCCGCGCTTCGAGGCGATCCTCAAGGCGGGTCGCGCTCGGGTACAACCGATTCTGATGACGACCATCGCTATGATTGCCGGGATGCTCCCCATCGCCCTGGCTCTCGGCGCAGGCTCCGAAGTCCGCTCCCCGATGGCCGTAGCCGTGGTCGGAGGTCTTATCACCTCGACGCTCTTGACTTTGGTGGTTGTTCCGGTCGTCTTCAATCTGGTGGGCGGGCTGATGGACCGCTTCAAGCGCCGTCCAACCGCTCCCGATGCATCACTCACCCCCGGCGAGGCTCTGGCTATGTCTCAGCAACAGGAGTAA
- a CDS encoding MarR family winged helix-turn-helix transcriptional regulator gives MHTTTDAENQVANLSWVLSFLDENCSRPVAALVNLIRTSRLLEKDLTDFMAPYGLTGPQCELLFLLQCHGGERGLSLTEMGEWQRVTKANMTGMVDRLEREGFVLREKDPHDRRLTMVKPTAKALALLEQIEPSHERHVHHIFCGLDAEEQGVLIRLLTRLRKNLGD, from the coding sequence GTGCATACCACGACTGATGCCGAGAATCAGGTAGCCAATCTCTCCTGGGTGTTGTCCTTTCTCGATGAGAACTGCTCGCGCCCCGTTGCTGCTCTTGTCAACCTGATTCGCACCTCGCGGCTCTTGGAGAAAGACCTGACCGATTTCATGGCCCCCTATGGTCTCACCGGCCCGCAGTGCGAGTTGCTCTTTCTGCTACAGTGCCACGGTGGGGAGCGCGGGCTCTCGCTCACGGAGATGGGTGAATGGCAGCGGGTCACCAAAGCCAACATGACCGGGATGGTGGACCGTCTGGAGCGCGAAGGCTTTGTCCTGCGCGAAAAGGACCCCCACGACCGCCGCCTGACGATGGTCAAGCCCACCGCCAAGGCTCTAGCGCTGCTGGAGCAAATCGAACCCTCCCACGAACGCCACGTCCACCATATCTTCTGCGGGCTCGATGCTGAGGAGCAAGGGGTGCTCATTCGGCTACTCACGCGCCTGCGCAAGAACCTGGGGGATTGA
- a CDS encoding nuclear transport factor 2 family protein, producing the protein MSSPLRPPFTEETARAKVQAAEDAWNTRDPERVALAYTPDSQWRNRTEFFTGREAIKDFLHRKWAQELDYRLMKELWAFTDCRISVRFEYEWHDAAGQWYRTHGNEHWEFDEAGLMKRRDMSANDYPIQESQRRYHK; encoded by the coding sequence ATGTCATCGCCCCTGCGCCCCCCTTTTACGGAAGAGACGGCACGCGCCAAAGTTCAGGCAGCGGAAGATGCCTGGAATACTCGAGACCCCGAGCGAGTAGCCCTCGCCTACACCCCCGATTCCCAATGGCGCAATCGCACAGAATTTTTTACAGGACGCGAAGCTATCAAAGATTTCTTGCATCGCAAATGGGCACAAGAGTTGGACTACCGTCTGATGAAGGAATTGTGGGCTTTTACAGACTGTCGAATTTCTGTGCGCTTCGAGTACGAGTGGCACGATGCCGCAGGGCAATGGTATCGCACGCACGGAAATGAACACTGGGAATTTGATGAAGCGGGATTGATGAAGCGACGCGATATGAGTGCCAACGACTATCCAATTCAGGAATCACAGCGGCGCTACCACAAATAA